The DNA window TTTGGTCAGGCTGAAGTGGACAGGAATATTGATCTGTTGAGGAAGAAAGATGAAGAACTGACAGAGGCGTTGGAGAAAATGGAAAATCAGTCAGAGAACAATGACATTGATGATGTCATTGTTCCCACAGCACCTCTCTATAAGCAGATCCTGAACCTCTATGCAGAGGAGAATGCCATAGAGGACACCATTTTCTACCTCGGAGAGGCGTTACGCAGAGGTGTCATAGATCTGGAGGTCTTTCTTAAGGttggtttgtgtgtatatgacaCACAGGTGCACACACCTAaccatttgttgttttttcttggaGAGCTTTGTAGATGGAAAACTGAcagatgtttgttttattattacagcATGTCCGTCTGCTCTCCCGCAAGCAGTTCCAGTTGCGAGCGCTTATGCAAAAAGCCAGAAAGACTGCTGGACTCAGTgacctctactgacccctcTGCCACtccctttttgtttgtttgttttttttgttatcttttgcCCAACTCGCTTTTAACCATATCCCCACATAGTTTGaaaccctttgtttttttatttgactaCTCTTTCACACTCCTCTGGATTTTGGAAAACAGCATATTGTTAGTGTCTTTCAGGTCAAGGCCCTAGATTTTTAGAATACATTTTAATCAGCAAGAAAGCACAACACTGATTAACTTTGCAAAAGGTTCGGGAACAAATTGTTTGGTTCATTTGATTCATTATGCTTGTAGGAAAGATATAAGATGTTCTACACATCTTTGACTGTcttagggttttttttccaaTGCTTCGCATAGTTCATGTTTACTTTTGTATGTTTAATaggctttttatatatatatatatatatatatatatatatatatatatatatatatatatatatatatataaatcacatTTTCCTATTTCAGGATAATGTTCTTCCCCCAAAACTGACTATAATATGTAGCCAGGTGAGGAATTCATGGCTCTCTACACTCCTTTCAGCTGATTTGGAAAAACGGGAGAAGCAGTGGAGCCAGATGTAAGCCTATGtatttcaaaaatgtatttcactgtCTCAGACTGACTATTTATGTTCTATGTGCTGTGGTGGGGTCAACCTGCTGTATTTTTGTTCACAGTTGTTTCTGTAAAGGTTTAAGTTATGTAGCAGTTTAAAACTGTGTGACTAACATTTCATGTGTTGAAAACATGGAAAAGCTGCAGAGCAACTATCCTCAAGTTTGTTTGATTGAGTAAGATTTTAAACACCCacacatgtatgtgtgtattaatatgtacgtgtgtgtgtgtgtgtgtgtgtgtgtgcatgtatttctacatgttaaAAGATTCTGGCTTGAGCTTTAGGATGGCAGCAATTTAAAAAAGTTTAAAGGAATTAACAAGAAACATTTCTGACAAAATATTTGTATAAGTAATATTTAGGTCCATACttttcattgtcatttaaatgcacttttaGGTTTTATTAATTTCTAGGGATTTTATGAAGATCTTTCCTCTTgttgtttatttcttgttttcAGATCTTTTGTCATTACTATTAACAGCTCAATAAAACAAAGGAGGATTTGATCTTTAAGTGTTTTCCCAATATTAATGCAGTACTGAGTATAGGTCTTTACTTTACATGGGTATCGCAACCCTtgtttatttctatctttttcttCACCCCACAAAATCTTGCCAAAACTGCCCCTGTGGTTTAAAACTGATCTATAATAAGTAGTATAGAAGGGGTTAACAAGAAGCTGCAGTCTGCAGACCTATGTGCTAATTCTGTAAGAAAACATCTGACGCAAAGGTCTGACGCAAGTAAATTTAATGTCACCAGGACAAAAAAGGGAATTTCAATGCAAAATTACTTCATATTggattagtttaaaaaaaaaatactgtgacGTGCAAATGTTTGCATCATTTTTTACAGCTAATTGTTGAATTTAAACCCATTGAAACGTGCCAAAAGGTATATTTGGATTGCAGCTTTAAATATTGTGCTATGCTCCTCTAAGGTTGGTTCTTTAATCCGTATCTAATAAAACCATTTCATTCTCTGGCCAAAAAAAAGGAGACAacaaaaggattttttttagtCAACCTTTATTTAGAGGCGGGGTGAGTTGGTAGTGATTCTGTCTGCTCTAACACCACAGGTTCCACATTTAGCTCTGTGTCTGAGCAAAGTGCCACTAGGAGTGCTTTAGTACGAACCAAATTCagttcacaaataaatatacaaaaataaacttTCTAGCTGATAGATATAAGGTGTACAGATATACATATCACAAGCAGGTGCGACTGTCACTTGAACAAACACGTACCTGACAATGCGTTTATTTGCACAGTTATGCTGCCTGAAGCTGCAGTGAGCCACAACAAAATTCCATTTGGTTCTCTGTCAAGTTATTTGCTCCACATTCAGTTTAAACCAAAAGGGACAAAGAACTGCCCCTAGTTCCAGATGACCGTGTATTTGTATTTCTGAGCTATGAGGAGCTTGTCTTTAGCAGCAAAGTCTTGTCTTGTTACACGTGGGGTTGATTTTCTGTAAAGAAATGCAGGCCTTGATACAGGTCACTGGCTGGTTTGATTATTTATGATAAACCTTGGTTTGACAGGATGTTGGTCTTGATAACTGACGGTTTTTGCATCGGGAACAAAATGGTTTGGAATGCCTGCTGAGCTCAGAATACAAATAGCAGATCCAAACTGACAGACTATCCTGATCATAAATAGGTTGCTGTCCTTTGTCACAAAAAATACAGAGGAAGACTAGAAACACCAACATAAAAGCACACTGACACTCAACTTCACAAAGACGACAGAAATGTCTCCTTCTCTAAAGGTATACTGAGGAGTTTTAAGGTCTATGAGTCTAAGGTCTGCTTCAAGACTTCTGATGAGGGTAAATGAAGTGGAAGGGATGAGTTACATAGGGAGTGAGGGTCAGGGGAGCCACTTTTCAGGCTTGCCATTAGATATCGGAGGCTAAACTTTAGAGGGTGGTGTTGTTCATAAGGTCAGCTCCTTCTGCACGCCCCACAGTGTCTCAGCACTCTTCACCAGCTGCTTCTCCTCCTCAGGCTTCAGGGTCATGTGCACCACATCAGTCAGGCCACTGCTGCCTATGATGCAGGGGACACTCAGGAAGACTTCATCGTTTACTCCGTGCATTCCCTGGAAACACAGGCCCACGTATCAGAAATGGGCACAAAACCACTGCTACTTTTCACAGAGTCTCATTAACTGTTAAGTACTTTACACAATGTTGACACTATATTTTCTCGCAGGAGGCGTGTAGAAATTGAGCTCACCTTGACCAGAGTGGACACTGGATGACACTTGTGTAAGTTCTTCAGGATGCTCTCACAGAGGTCAGCCACAGACATTCCAATAGCCCAGGAGGTGTAGCCCTTCAGCTTAATCACTTCATATGCACTggtagagaaaaaaaacagacgaCACTGAGATCCTGAGAGTGTACTTGATGTAATCGATCGTGCGGttctaaatgaatgaactcatgGTCGTGACTAGAGCAAAAGGCTGATCACAGCTAAACCTGTGCCAAGTGCTCTATTTCATAATTAGGTCATGACGCCATGTTATTTGGCCAAAAAGCTACGTGTTCACATGTTCTGATGAACACAAACCAGGTTTGTATACATTTGGCAACTGCTCTCATCTCAGATAAAAGAAGACAATACGAAATCAGGTTTGTAAGAGGTTTAAGACATTAAGGTAGAGTACCTGTATTAAGTCATTCTGTATTACACTACCGTTCCTGCTGCTACCTGAGACTACAGCATCTTACATCTTTCTATGCACTTTACATTTCTCAGTACCATGTACTGGGTAATGCTTAGAGCCACACTGTCTGTGCTATGTGTATTGtcactgtgtttagtgtttgtccACTTGTGTTCTTTGTTGCACTGTGGTCCTAGAGGAACACTGTCTCATCTTACGGTGTACTTGCATAAAGTTAGATAAAGTCTCTTGAACTGAATTGAACTTGGAGCCTTTGAATGGGTAGCATATGAACCATCTGATGATGATTTGGAATGGTTAGGGCACAAGTCACCCATTTGATCATTTGCAAATTCTTATCAAACTAAGCATTACTCTCAGAATCAAATAGGTGACCACTTTCTCACCTGTCGACCACCATCTTGTGGACATTCTTCCAGTCCTCTTTGTCCTTCTCCGTGCCCATGTCTGGGTTAAGGGCCTGCAGGGAAACTCCAGCCACGTTCACGCCACTCCACACAGGCACTGCAAATGATACACACATGTCACGTCACATCAGGTGCATGATGTTACACCTGCAGATGATTTACAAACATTGGTTTATCCTGAAAAACACCTTGTAGTTACGGTATAACGTGCAGTGATCGGTGGGATAGAACGATAAGAGCAAATTAGTGATTTGATAAGGGCCTTACCACTAGAGTCTCCGTGCTCTCCAATCACCCAGCCATGGCAGCTGGAGGGGTGCAGCCCCAGTTTCTCTCCCATCAGGAAACGGAAACGAGCTGAGTCCAGGTTAGTGCCGCTGCCAATTACGCGATTCCTTGGAAGGCCACTCAGCTTCCAGGCCACATAGGTGAGGATATCAACTAAATAGAGcataacatttattaatatcTGAGGTGAAACCTTAACTAAAGAGTTACATCATCTACGAAAGTGGAGTAAGAACATATTGGTCAAGGTCTCAAAGTTATGTGTTCAGAACATTTAGTTAGGCATAAGTAATGTGTTATACTgtagttaaatatttttatattgattgcagttgtatatttttattgatgATTCTATGAACCCCAGATTTTGGGGGGGATTTTTCTATTTAAAGAACTATGTAAAGGAAAACCTCTCTCTTTGGAAAACTGAATGAGGTGTAACTTTCTGGAACTGAATGAGACCACTGTTCTGTCATTGATGATAAACTTGTACAGTGCTGGAATAGAGCGCTGACCTGGGTTGGACACCACCAGCATGATGCAGTTGGGGCTGTACTTTACAATGTTGGGGATGATAAACTTAAAGATGTTGACATTCCTCTGCACCAGGTTCAGTCTGCTTTCCCCCTCCTGCTGACGAGCCCCAGCAGTCACAACCACCACCCGAGAGTTAGCAGTCACACTGTAGTCTGGAACACACACGAAACACTCacttttaattttattcaacctTCATTCTCATTAGAATCAGTTGggctttttcattcattcattcattatctgtaaccgcttatccagttcagggtcgcagtgggttcggagcctacctggaatcattgggcgcaaggcgggaatacaccctggagggggcgccagtccttcacagggcaacacacacacacacctatggacacttttgagttgccaatccacctaccaacgtgtgtttttggactgtgggaggaaaccggagcacccagaggaaactcacgcagacacggcgagaacacaccaactcctcacagacagtcacccggagcaggaatcgaacccacaacctccaggtccctggagctgtgtgacactacctgctgcaccaccatgccgcccttagTTGGGCTTTTTGATCACTTAAATTAAGCATTCTGTCAACTCAGTATACATTTTAAGATTAGATTTTAATAAATGACTTTCTGTTGCCACAATTATAAAGGTCACTTTTCACAAAGCTTGTACCTAAAAGACCACAATGTACAAGATACACACTTCACAATACAGAACTGTCCTCTCACCTTTATCCGCCACAATCTTGTGGGTCTTGAGGAAGAGACTGCCATGCTGCAGGTCCATAGCCTCACCCTTCAGCTTATCCTCCATCACATCAACCAGAGCCAGCTCATCAGCCAGGTCCTGGACAAAAAATCAGAGGCCAAAAGCTCAGAATAAGCATTTGTCTTTGCAGAATTTATTATTTACTCATAGAAAATCGATCAAAATCTCAAACTGACAACTTGTGTACCCCATACAATTTAAGAATGCTGTGTGGCAGCAATATACATTGTTTTTCCTGGCTGGCAGACTCCACACCACAGAGGAGGAGACTGGGCCATACTTTGGCAGTGGGGTTTGGGCCATTGACCATAATATTTTGCACCTGTTTTGTCGGGAACTGCTGGTCAAGTTTGTAGAATGGGGAGTGGAGTTTGTCTGGGCCATGGGCCAGGAGACTTTATGCTCAAATAAGACACCCTGTGACAGATATTATTTAAGTATGAGCCCATGGCTTAACAATTTTCTGCACTATGCTTGGTGACAAAGGAGAAGTGTCAAGAAGAGTCTAGTGAATGTGCTTAGTCTTGAGCTATGGGGATAAAAGCTGCTTGTTAGGCTCCAGCCTTCGCTGTCATTCAGAAACCTCAGCATATAGCTTGAGGCCAGGTTAAAGTCAATTCTACTAATGCATATGTAGACTAAGCATTTTACTCCACTTTACACTGAAAGATGTGTTTTTTCTGCCATTCTAAAAACAAATATCTAATGATGTATTACAGCCAGCAATAACAGAAGTGGTTCATGCAGTGTATGTTTAGTCTGTTCCTCTCTGCTCTAATGAACATTCAGGTGGAATGTCTATATCGTCTGACCATGCTCATGGCTGTCTGACCTGATTCCATCAAGAGCAGGGATCAAAGTGACCAAGACAATCATCTACACAGCTACTAACACTAGAGAATTTCTGTGTCATTCTAAGAAAAGTTCCTGAAATGTCACAGAAATGgcattaaaaaaacactgtaccaAACCTAGTATGCCAGAATTGTTTGGTTGAATATTTTATGCATATTTCAGTCTCATAGCTTTACCTTTGTATGCTGTATAACAATGCTTCTAACCAGTGAGTTTTAACTAGCAGCTGAATGTTTAATATTCATTCTTAATTTTTAAGATCATATAAAACATGATATCTTATAGGAACTGCACAAGCTCAGTAAAACACTCACCTTAAGCAGGATGCTGATGGCGGAGGCCATGCCCACCATGCCCACACCCACCACTGTCACCTTGCTCTTGCTGCCCACTGACTGCTCAGTGCTCACATGAGCAATCAGCTTCTCCTTGGTGGATGCCATTTTCTGTGGAGAGACACAGAGCCATCCATTACCCATCCATTAACCAGCCATTAACAGAACCAAGCCGAGAATGAAAGGAGgaattttttgttttatgagcTGTAATATTTGAGATTTTTACTAAGGTATAATAAATGGTTATGCCTTCATGTCAACTGATATAAACCtaaattcatttattccttTAACTGATAGTTTAAAGTGTGCTCCATTTTCCTAGGGTTTAATTTCAACCCAAATATTGCACATCCAAACCAGCTAATCTAGAACTTCTGAAGACAAACAATAGCTAGATAAGTGTGGTAGATTAGGGTTGGATCTAAACACTGTGCACCATCCAGTTCACAATGTTTGGAAAAGGTGATGAGACTTCCACAGAGGTATCTCGAACCAGCTCTGCCTGAGATTCTATTTTTACTCGCTTGTAAGGTGTGGTCAGTAGAAAGGTTAAGCGCTGGAGATGCTATTTACATCCTAGCAGCCCCTCAAGTGTTACATGGAGATAGGCACGAAGATTAGTGATTTCTGAAGGATAAATACTTAATCTTTCCCTTGCAAGGACACCCACATAAGCACCCTCTCACACAAGGACACAGGCCGGTATAAACTGTACTTATCAAAACATAgcaatacatatatttattcatttacaaatacacaaattatattaatatcttacagtattattatttacaataatagttttatataaacaacaatatatatacaaacaaacaatatacaTTTATCAGTTTATCTATAAGgaatatgtaaacaaagtaataaaaattaataatgagTGTATATACAATTACACATCTTATATATGATTGGCAACAGTGAGAACCCAGGGAGAGTGTCagctaaatatttttttttacaaccacATCTACTAAAGAATCTAAATTATATCTGTCTTAGTTGTCCACCACATTCTGACCACAGATTGTATCTTGATGGCAGGAACACTTTATAACAATTGGCAGTTTTATATCAGAGCAAATCCTCTTGAGTGTGGGGTACCTCAGGGCTCAATCCTTCCACACCTCTTTTTCAACATTTACATGCTTCTGCTAGGCCACATTCTGCAGGAAAACACCCCTGGTCATATCAAATCCCTTATCATAGTTTAGCAGGTCACACTCAGATTACACAGCCAGCTCACCCAAGAACTACAGTTATTTAGACACTTTGTGCAAATGCATTGTGCAGATCAATAACTGGATGCTTTACAATGTCCTTCAGCTCAACAAGGACACACTGAGGAAAACTGTGCTTTAAACCTTGGGGTCTTAAATGAGGTTAGGTTAGGTTATATTTAGGTTATATTACTGTAATGGTGTACTAACTGGCTTCCTCAAAATATCCATTTAATTGTAACTTATTAAGACTACTGCTTCCACAGTTATCAACAAGTGAAGGGGCCTGGACACATACTCATGACCTTACACAGGCTCCTGGTCAGTTACAGAATAAACGTTAAAATGCTACTACCAGTCTACAAGTCACAAGATGCCCTCCGACCTAATCATATCACTGACATGCTGGAAAAGACATGTCTGATCAGTAGAGTCTGCTCTGTTTAACTGCTGTCAGAACTAAACACGGTGCTGCAGATTGCTGCCACTATGTGGCAGTCAGCTGGTATACACGCCCAGTGGTGGTCAGAGGGGCAGACTGTAGCCATTTTTAAAAGCTGACTGAAAATATAGCTGTGCCTTTACACGCCCTGAGCACTCTGCATATGTTCAGCACTTTACTATTAATTTTCTGTTCCCTTATTACAAATCAAACTCAttcttatatattttgtttaagaTTTAGTTTTAAGCAACTTaattttaattctgtttatttaacgtcaatgtattaatatatatgttaattttatttatttgttttattttatttttttatttaatttttatttccatttcactttaagacaaccatgttttttaatcttt is part of the Hoplias malabaricus isolate fHopMal1 chromosome 4, fHopMal1.hap1, whole genome shotgun sequence genome and encodes:
- the ldha gene encoding L-lactate dehydrogenase A chain produces the protein MASTKEKLIAHVSTEQSVGSKSKVTVVGVGMVGMASAISILLKDLADELALVDVMEDKLKGEAMDLQHGSLFLKTHKIVADKDYSVTANSRVVVVTAGARQQEGESRLNLVQRNVNIFKFIIPNIVKYSPNCIMLVVSNPVDILTYVAWKLSGLPRNRVIGSGTNLDSARFRFLMGEKLGLHPSSCHGWVIGEHGDSSVPVWSGVNVAGVSLQALNPDMGTEKDKEDWKNVHKMVVDSAYEVIKLKGYTSWAIGMSVADLCESILKNLHKCHPVSTLVKGMHGVNDEVFLSVPCIIGSSGLTDVVHMTLKPEEEKQLVKSAETLWGVQKELTL